One stretch of Chryseobacterium indologenes DNA includes these proteins:
- a CDS encoding phospho-sugar mutase, which translates to MNTLEKAKLWLSDTFDAETRNAVQALIDSNSPDLEDSFYRELEFGTGGMRGIMGVGTNRLNKYTLGQATQGLANYMLEQFKGEEIKVAIAYDVRHNSKEFGKLVADVLTANGIKVLLFKDHRPTPELSFTVRDKKCNGGIVLTASHNPPEYNGYKVYWNDGAQIVPPNDEAIIKEVYSVKFEEIKFNGNDDLIEWIGEEQDDVYIDACIENSTYQNEGKENLNIVFTSIHGTTYTTIPKALAKAGFKKVDLVKEQMIPSGNFPTVESPNPEEPAALEMAMDLAKITNADIVIGTDPDGDRLGIAVRNLDGEMQLLNGNQTNTILTYYILNEWRKQGRITGKEFIGSTIVTSDIFYDIAQKFGVECKVGLTGFKWIGKMIREAEGTQKFVCGGEESFGFMTGDFVRDKDSCGSILVACEIAAWCKANGKTMYQYMIEIYEDLGMYYEGLVNIVRKGKEGAEEIQNMMKNFRENPPKELAGSLVEEVKDFKEQTSLTISTGEKKVMNEIPQSNVLIYYTQDGTKVCVRPSGTEPKIKFYVSVKDAISSEADFKDKLKSLEAKIQAVKTDLKLD; encoded by the coding sequence ATGAACACATTAGAAAAAGCGAAACTTTGGTTAAGTGATACCTTCGATGCAGAAACGAGAAATGCAGTACAGGCATTAATCGACAGCAATTCCCCGGATCTGGAAGATTCTTTTTACAGAGAATTGGAATTCGGAACAGGAGGAATGCGTGGAATTATGGGAGTAGGAACCAACCGCTTAAATAAATATACATTAGGGCAGGCGACTCAGGGATTAGCTAACTATATGCTTGAGCAGTTTAAAGGAGAGGAGATCAAAGTAGCCATTGCTTATGACGTTCGCCACAATTCAAAAGAGTTTGGAAAACTGGTAGCAGATGTTTTAACAGCAAACGGAATTAAAGTATTGCTTTTCAAAGATCACAGACCCACTCCTGAACTTTCTTTCACCGTGCGTGATAAAAAATGTAACGGCGGAATTGTATTGACAGCTTCTCACAATCCACCAGAATACAACGGTTATAAGGTATACTGGAATGACGGTGCACAAATTGTTCCACCCAACGATGAAGCGATCATCAAAGAAGTATATTCTGTAAAATTCGAAGAAATCAAATTCAACGGGAACGATGATCTTATCGAATGGATCGGAGAGGAGCAGGATGATGTGTACATTGATGCTTGTATTGAAAATTCTACATATCAAAACGAAGGAAAAGAAAATTTAAATATTGTTTTCACTTCTATTCACGGAACTACTTATACTACAATTCCTAAAGCATTAGCCAAAGCTGGGTTCAAAAAAGTAGATTTGGTTAAAGAACAGATGATCCCAAGCGGAAACTTCCCAACGGTAGAATCTCCAAACCCGGAAGAACCGGCAGCATTGGAAATGGCCATGGATCTTGCAAAAATTACCAACGCTGATATCGTGATCGGAACAGACCCGGATGGTGACAGATTAGGAATTGCTGTAAGAAATCTGGATGGTGAAATGCAATTATTGAACGGAAATCAAACCAATACAATCCTTACGTACTACATCCTGAACGAATGGAGAAAACAAGGAAGAATTACTGGAAAAGAATTCATCGGTTCTACCATCGTTACTTCTGATATTTTCTATGATATTGCTCAGAAATTCGGTGTTGAATGCAAAGTAGGTCTTACAGGATTCAAATGGATCGGAAAAATGATCCGTGAAGCAGAAGGAACTCAAAAATTTGTATGTGGTGGAGAAGAAAGTTTCGGATTCATGACCGGAGATTTCGTTCGTGATAAAGATTCTTGTGGAAGTATCCTTGTAGCTTGCGAAATTGCGGCGTGGTGTAAAGCGAACGGCAAAACAATGTACCAGTACATGATCGAGATCTATGAAGACCTTGGAATGTACTATGAAGGATTGGTAAATATTGTAAGAAAAGGAAAAGAAGGAGCTGAAGAAATTCAGAATATGATGAAAAACTTCCGTGAAAACCCTCCAAAAGAATTGGCAGGTTCATTAGTGGAAGAAGTAAAAGATTTCAAAGAACAAACAAGCCTTACCATCTCTACTGGAGAGAAAAAAGTAATGAACGAAATTCCACAGTCTAATGTATTGATTTATTATACACAGGATGGAACTAAAGTTTGTGTAAGACCTTCAGGAACAGAACCAAAAATTAAATTCTATGTTTCAGTAAAAGATGCGATCTCTTCTGAAGCAGATTTTAAAGATAAATTAAAATCATTGGAAGCTAAAATTCAAGCAGTTAAAACAGATTTAAAACTGGATTAA